One window of the Catenulispora sp. EB89 genome contains the following:
- a CDS encoding LacI family DNA-binding transcriptional regulator — protein sequence MAADEGIPRAPTLEDVARVAGVSRATVSRVVNDTRNVDRRIREVVQAAVAQTGYVPNQAARSLVTRRTGSVALVVSEAEHRSFDDPFVGRVFTDPFFGRVVSGIISVLRPRAVSLVLMLAETDDSRRQLIDYLRQGHVDGVLLISTHADDPLPPMLIESGLPAVLSRRPTTPIPISYVDAAQHAGAGLAADRLAERGCRQVATISGPLDMPAGQDRLHGFREAMARHGHAFVPSVEGNFTRDSGEQAMRELLDRYPDIDGLFAANDLMAQGALLALHDRGIDVPGRVAVIGFDDSSAATACRPPLTTVRQPIEDMAAAMAELLLAQIDDREPRVTSRIFEPTLVVRESA from the coding sequence ATGGCCGCCGACGAGGGGATACCGCGCGCACCGACGCTCGAGGACGTCGCGCGGGTGGCCGGCGTCTCGCGGGCGACGGTGTCCCGCGTCGTGAACGACACCCGCAACGTCGACCGCCGCATCCGGGAGGTCGTGCAGGCCGCGGTGGCGCAGACCGGCTATGTGCCGAACCAGGCGGCCCGGTCGCTGGTGACCCGGCGGACCGGTTCGGTGGCGCTGGTCGTGTCAGAGGCCGAGCACCGGAGCTTCGACGACCCCTTCGTGGGCCGGGTGTTCACCGACCCGTTCTTCGGCCGGGTGGTCAGCGGGATCATCAGCGTCCTGCGTCCGCGCGCGGTGAGCCTGGTGCTGATGCTCGCCGAGACCGACGACTCGCGCCGCCAGCTGATCGACTACCTGCGCCAGGGGCACGTCGACGGCGTGCTGCTGATCTCCACGCACGCCGACGACCCGCTGCCGCCGATGCTGATCGAGTCCGGCCTGCCCGCGGTGCTCTCCCGCCGCCCGACCACCCCGATCCCGATCAGCTACGTCGACGCCGCCCAGCACGCCGGCGCGGGCCTGGCCGCCGACCGGCTGGCCGAGCGCGGCTGCCGCCAGGTGGCGACCATCTCCGGCCCGCTGGACATGCCGGCCGGCCAGGACCGCCTGCACGGCTTCCGCGAGGCGATGGCCCGCCACGGGCACGCGTTCGTGCCGTCGGTGGAGGGCAACTTCACGCGCGACAGCGGCGAGCAGGCGATGCGGGAACTGCTGGATCGCTACCCGGACATCGACGGCCTGTTCGCGGCCAACGACCTGATGGCGCAGGGCGCGCTGCTGGCGCTGCACGACCGGGGGATCGACGTCCCCGGGCGGGTGGCGGTCATCGGGTTCGACGACAGCAGCGCGGCCACGGCGTGCCGACCGCCGCTGACCACGGTGCGGCAGCCGATCGAGGATATGGCAGCGGCCATGGCGGAGCTGCTGCTGGCGCAGATCGACGATCGGGAGCCGCGGGTCACGTCGCGGATTTTCGAGCCCACGTTGGTGGTTCGGGAGTCGGCGTGA
- a CDS encoding TetR/AcrR family transcriptional regulator yields MAEGRQLRGAALKERILEAARVTFLREGFDASMDEVAAAAGTTKVSVYGHFGTKEALLAAVVHDQLGRALAEPMRLVVERLADSADVRGDLTEACRAWVAGIASPDMLSLRNLVVGEQRRFPQLGEVWRERGPARFHAVIADALRRQVDARRLSIADVDLAVLQLSGLVVSPNLIYGAYGDPVDPDTRERLIVAGVDMFVNEYRYRANA; encoded by the coding sequence ATGGCCGAAGGACGACAGCTGCGCGGCGCGGCGCTCAAGGAGCGGATTCTCGAGGCGGCGCGGGTGACGTTCCTGCGCGAGGGGTTCGACGCGAGTATGGACGAGGTCGCGGCGGCGGCGGGGACCACCAAGGTCAGTGTCTACGGGCACTTCGGGACCAAGGAGGCGTTGCTCGCGGCGGTCGTCCACGACCAGTTGGGCCGGGCGTTGGCGGAGCCGATGCGGCTGGTCGTGGAGCGGTTGGCTGATTCGGCGGATGTGCGCGGGGACCTGACGGAGGCGTGCCGGGCCTGGGTGGCCGGGATCGCGTCGCCGGACATGCTCAGCCTGCGCAACCTGGTCGTGGGGGAGCAGCGGCGCTTCCCGCAGCTCGGCGAGGTGTGGCGGGAGCGGGGGCCGGCGCGCTTTCACGCGGTGATCGCCGATGCGCTGCGGCGGCAGGTCGACGCGCGGCGGCTCAGCATCGCCGACGTGGATCTGGCGGTGCTTCAGCTGTCGGGGCTGGTCGTCTCGCCGAACCTGATCTACGGCGCCTACGGGGATCCGGTGGATCCGGACACCCGCGAGCGCCTGATCGTCGCCGGTGTGGACATGTTCGTCAACGAATACCGGTACCGCGCCAACGCCTGA
- a CDS encoding amidohydrolase family protein produces MRIDVHAHYWTEDYLDLLVALGKTDTGTQRGMGAGGGEELEARLRLMDRAGVETQVLSASPQLPYGEDRDKAVAAARFVNDQYAELVAQRPDRFRAFAALPLPHVDAALEEAGRALGDLRMAGVTMTTTVLGRALVEPEFEPVFAELDRRGAVLFLHPAGNNACSPLIADHHLTWMVGAPIEDTISIMQLITHGIPVRYPDIRIINSHLGGALPMLLQRADNQYQWEAPETPGLPSEIARRMWYDTVGHGHVPALRAAIDSFGADRLLLGTDFPYESGDVFVRAIDYINDPKIDPAEAKAVLDQNAAGVLGIG; encoded by the coding sequence ATGAGGATCGACGTACACGCGCACTACTGGACCGAGGACTACCTCGACCTGCTGGTCGCCCTGGGCAAGACCGACACCGGCACGCAGCGCGGCATGGGCGCCGGGGGCGGCGAGGAGCTGGAAGCCCGGCTGCGGCTGATGGACCGCGCGGGCGTCGAGACGCAGGTGCTCTCGGCGTCGCCGCAGCTGCCGTACGGCGAGGACCGGGACAAGGCCGTCGCCGCGGCGCGGTTCGTCAACGACCAGTACGCCGAGCTGGTGGCGCAGCGTCCGGACCGCTTCCGCGCCTTCGCCGCGCTCCCGCTGCCGCACGTCGACGCAGCTCTCGAAGAAGCCGGCCGCGCGCTCGGCGACCTGCGGATGGCCGGCGTGACGATGACCACCACGGTCCTCGGCCGGGCCCTGGTCGAGCCCGAGTTCGAGCCGGTCTTCGCCGAGCTGGACCGCCGGGGCGCCGTGCTGTTCCTGCACCCGGCCGGCAACAACGCCTGCTCGCCGCTGATCGCCGACCACCACCTGACGTGGATGGTCGGCGCGCCGATCGAGGACACCATCTCGATCATGCAGCTGATCACGCACGGCATCCCGGTGCGCTACCCCGACATCAGGATCATCAACTCGCACCTCGGCGGGGCACTGCCGATGCTGCTGCAGCGGGCCGACAACCAGTACCAGTGGGAGGCGCCCGAAACCCCGGGCCTCCCCAGCGAGATCGCGCGCCGGATGTGGTACGACACGGTCGGGCACGGCCACGTCCCGGCCCTACGCGCCGCGATCGACTCCTTCGGCGCGGACCGGCTGCTGCTCGGGACCGACTTCCCGTACGAGAGCGGCGACGTGTTCGTGCGCGCGATCGACTACATCAACGACCCGAAGATCGACCCCGCCGAGGCCAAGGCGGTCCTCGACCAGAACGCGGCCGGGGTGCTCGGCATCGGGTGA
- a CDS encoding MFS transporter codes for MASALADDEVAAAPSALRTVLASPLYRGATVSLFLSGLGVSAAAPQITLFLVDDLHTSLTTAGLYYLTNITAPLAGYLIGTRSDRTGKRLGLFRACAVASAVGWFGMAASNQVWMPFVISALVLAFAGAAGSQLFAELHDSLQETVGTVGTAGDGVVSIVRMALTAGWIVGPVLGSLLAATAGPRVMLGATGLCTLAQIFPMGFARTASTARGPAVAVKSHSLHPPRPHADHVPRRPGLRAMLPLLAFTGLYCFVYAGEPIKYGYLTIYMRTDMHLPTAVSGAVIAIQPLIELILMPVAVITARRIGMMRLMIFGAGCGVGANLCFALTGNTAGMFAGQILMGCVWGVFAALGIIVAQRLLPEAVATASAIFMTSPAIASAVGGVTGGLGVNGLGLPHVFLLPAVFGIVATIGFAVMSRSRHAVA; via the coding sequence GTGGCATCAGCACTCGCCGACGATGAGGTCGCGGCCGCCCCGTCCGCGCTGCGCACGGTGCTCGCCTCACCGCTGTACCGGGGCGCGACCGTCTCGCTGTTCCTGTCCGGGCTCGGGGTCTCCGCCGCCGCCCCGCAGATCACCCTGTTCCTGGTCGACGATCTGCACACGTCGCTGACCACGGCCGGTCTGTACTACCTGACGAACATCACCGCACCGTTGGCCGGCTACCTGATCGGGACGCGCTCGGATCGTACCGGCAAGCGTCTGGGACTGTTCCGGGCGTGTGCCGTCGCCAGCGCCGTCGGCTGGTTCGGCATGGCCGCCTCGAACCAGGTGTGGATGCCGTTCGTGATCAGCGCGCTCGTGCTGGCCTTCGCAGGCGCTGCGGGGTCGCAACTGTTCGCCGAGCTCCATGACAGCCTCCAGGAGACGGTCGGGACCGTCGGCACCGCAGGGGACGGAGTCGTCTCGATCGTGCGGATGGCTCTGACGGCCGGGTGGATCGTCGGGCCGGTGCTGGGTTCGTTGTTGGCCGCGACCGCCGGGCCGCGCGTGATGTTGGGCGCGACGGGGCTGTGCACGCTTGCCCAGATCTTCCCGATGGGCTTCGCGCGCACGGCAAGTACCGCGCGAGGTCCGGCGGTCGCCGTCAAGTCTCATTCGCTTCATCCGCCTCGTCCGCACGCCGATCACGTGCCGCGGCGTCCCGGGCTGCGCGCGATGCTGCCGCTGCTGGCGTTCACCGGGCTGTACTGCTTCGTCTACGCCGGAGAACCGATCAAGTACGGCTACCTCACCATCTACATGCGCACCGACATGCACCTGCCGACCGCGGTCAGCGGAGCGGTGATCGCGATCCAGCCTCTCATCGAGCTGATCCTCATGCCGGTGGCGGTGATCACCGCGCGCCGCATCGGCATGATGCGGCTGATGATCTTCGGCGCCGGCTGCGGCGTGGGCGCGAATCTGTGCTTCGCCCTGACTGGAAACACTGCCGGCATGTTCGCGGGCCAGATCCTGATGGGTTGCGTGTGGGGCGTGTTCGCGGCGCTGGGCATCATCGTGGCCCAGCGGCTGCTGCCGGAGGCCGTCGCCACCGCGTCGGCCATCTTCATGACGTCGCCGGCGATCGCCAGCGCCGTCGGCGGCGTCACCGGCGGCCTCGGAGTCAACGGGCTCGGGCTGCCGCACGTGTTCCTCCTCCCGGCCGTCTTCGGAATCGTCGCGACGATCGGCTTCGCCGTCATGAGCAGGTCCCGGCACGCCGTGGCTTAA
- a CDS encoding TetR/AcrR family transcriptional regulator has protein sequence MKPSGARRPAAARSRRFDPDRRGRIIDATLDVIAEVGVAGVSHRKVAAHADVPLGSMTYHFDDMDQLLRVSFEKFADTIATRYEQWFRQAATADEARAAVVGLIHADLLDSQRELVLTTELYTLAARKPEFRTLTCDWMARSRRALRTFFDEPTTHMLDALIEGLFLHAALDTIPPERARTAEAVRRITAG, from the coding sequence GTGAAACCCTCAGGCGCGCGACGACCGGCCGCCGCCCGCAGCCGCCGCTTCGATCCCGATCGGCGCGGCCGCATCATCGACGCCACGCTCGACGTGATCGCCGAGGTCGGGGTCGCCGGCGTCTCGCACCGGAAGGTCGCCGCGCACGCCGACGTGCCGCTGGGGTCGATGACCTACCACTTCGACGACATGGACCAGCTACTGCGGGTCTCCTTCGAGAAGTTCGCCGACACCATCGCCACCCGCTACGAGCAGTGGTTCCGGCAGGCCGCGACCGCCGACGAGGCGCGCGCCGCGGTGGTCGGGCTCATCCACGCCGACCTGCTCGACTCGCAGCGTGAACTCGTGCTGACCACCGAGCTCTACACCCTGGCCGCGCGCAAACCGGAGTTCCGCACCCTGACCTGCGACTGGATGGCGCGCAGCCGCCGCGCGCTGCGGACGTTCTTCGACGAGCCGACCACGCACATGCTCGACGCGCTGATCGAAGGGCTCTTCCTCCACGCCGCGCTGGACACCATCCCGCCCGAGCGCGCCCGGACCGCCGAGGCCGTGCGCCGCATCACCGCGGGCTGA
- a CDS encoding sugar O-acetyltransferase → MTDYFAGDDRTNRERMLAGDWYIADDPDSFEQFKRAVRLQAQYAAAYVEDPDAARPILEQLLGRLGEQAHIRPPLYVDYGTYLTVGARTFINYNLTALDVAPIVIGEDCQIGPNVQLLTPVHPVEPQPRKDRLESARPITIGDNVWLGGGVIVCPGVTIGADSVIGAGAVVTRDIPAGCLALGSPARVVRKL, encoded by the coding sequence ATGACCGACTACTTCGCCGGGGACGACCGCACCAACCGGGAGCGCATGCTCGCCGGGGACTGGTACATCGCCGACGACCCCGACAGCTTCGAGCAGTTCAAGCGGGCCGTACGCCTGCAGGCGCAGTACGCCGCCGCCTACGTCGAGGACCCGGACGCGGCCCGCCCGATCCTGGAGCAGCTGCTCGGCCGCCTCGGCGAGCAAGCGCACATCAGGCCTCCGCTCTATGTCGACTACGGCACCTACCTCACGGTCGGAGCGCGTACCTTCATCAACTACAACCTCACCGCCCTGGACGTCGCCCCCATCGTGATCGGCGAGGACTGCCAGATCGGCCCGAACGTGCAGCTCCTCACCCCCGTGCACCCGGTGGAGCCGCAGCCGCGCAAGGACCGGCTGGAGTCCGCGCGGCCGATCACCATCGGCGACAACGTCTGGCTCGGCGGCGGCGTCATCGTCTGCCCCGGGGTCACCATCGGCGCAGACAGCGTGATCGGCGCCGGGGCGGTCGTGACGCGCGACATCCCGGCCGGCTGCCTGGCGCTCGGCTCGCCGGCCCGCGTGGTCCGCAAGCTCTAG
- a CDS encoding hemerythrin domain-containing protein, translated as MTDDAPDVIAVLRHDHQHVEELFQKVQDHARFRDRRKELVDQVTIELVRHMAAEEEYVHPIVRDGADGPAVVDRVVAANAAAEALMKQLEPLAPTDETFDRVFIKLMAATRSHAADDEARLFPHLAEACPPAELRDLGAKVRAVQSIRPTRPRRPVSVAAPDDPLAGRVPGLIDRVRDALAGGR; from the coding sequence ATGACCGACGACGCTCCCGACGTCATCGCGGTGCTCAGACATGACCACCAGCACGTCGAGGAACTGTTCCAGAAAGTCCAGGACCATGCCCGGTTCCGCGACCGCCGCAAGGAACTCGTGGACCAGGTCACCATCGAACTGGTCCGGCACATGGCGGCCGAGGAGGAGTACGTCCACCCGATCGTCCGCGACGGCGCCGACGGACCGGCGGTCGTCGACCGCGTGGTGGCCGCGAACGCCGCGGCCGAGGCGCTGATGAAGCAGCTCGAACCCCTCGCGCCCACCGACGAGACCTTCGACCGGGTGTTCATCAAGCTGATGGCCGCGACCCGCAGCCATGCCGCCGACGACGAGGCGCGGCTGTTCCCGCACCTGGCTGAGGCCTGCCCTCCGGCGGAGTTGCGTGATCTCGGCGCGAAGGTGCGGGCCGTCCAGTCGATCAGGCCGACCCGGCCGCGCCGGCCGGTGTCCGTGGCGGCTCCGGACGACCCGCTCGCCGGACGCGTGCCGGGGCTGATCGACCGCGTCCGCGACGCGTTGGCAGGAGGCCGCTGA
- a CDS encoding WhiB family transcriptional regulator: MAGTGTPGRTGNAGTRTRGAGTGTPKRRNGARSRVLRLRTPGDDMEGWVQQGACRTSEPELFFPVTPPGFSRQQRQLAEAKAVCHRCPVIESCRGWAMAHPQLAQYGVWGAMSEEERRSARRRGDRARSRP, translated from the coding sequence ATGGCCGGCACCGGGACGCCCGGCCGTACGGGCAACGCCGGCACCCGGACGCGTGGAGCCGGCACCGGCACGCCGAAGCGCCGGAACGGTGCCCGTTCGCGGGTCCTGCGGCTGCGGACGCCGGGGGACGACATGGAGGGCTGGGTCCAGCAGGGCGCCTGCCGGACCAGCGAGCCGGAGCTGTTCTTCCCCGTCACGCCGCCCGGGTTCTCGCGGCAGCAGCGCCAGCTCGCCGAGGCGAAGGCGGTGTGCCACCGGTGTCCGGTGATCGAGTCCTGCCGCGGCTGGGCGATGGCTCATCCGCAGCTGGCCCAGTACGGGGTGTGGGGAGCGATGTCCGAGGAGGAGCGCCGTTCGGCCCGTCGTCGCGGTGATCGGGCGAGGTCCCGTCCTTGA
- a CDS encoding DUF1345 domain-containing protein, whose protein sequence is MTGRRFSSARTKLLVSAVAATTAGVAAALVGAGRAAPLIAWDVLAVVFCAWVWSTIWGLDAEGTAGHAKRENPSRDMADLALLGAAVASLVAVGVVLFGAGHASGNTKYLQAALALFSVFVSWTLVHTVFTLKYARLYYSGRVGGIDFNEPDDPQYSDFAYLAFTIGMTFQVSDTNIETKEIRRTALRHAWLSFPLGAVIIATSINLVSGLAK, encoded by the coding sequence GTGACCGGCCGACGCTTCAGCTCGGCGCGGACGAAACTGCTGGTCTCGGCGGTCGCGGCGACGACCGCGGGCGTGGCCGCGGCGCTGGTGGGAGCCGGCCGCGCCGCGCCCCTGATCGCGTGGGACGTGCTGGCGGTCGTCTTCTGCGCGTGGGTGTGGTCCACCATTTGGGGCCTGGACGCGGAGGGCACCGCGGGTCACGCCAAGCGCGAGAACCCCAGCCGGGACATGGCCGACCTGGCTCTGCTCGGTGCCGCGGTCGCCAGCCTGGTCGCCGTCGGGGTCGTGCTGTTCGGAGCCGGCCACGCGAGCGGGAACACCAAGTACCTGCAGGCCGCGCTGGCGCTGTTCTCGGTCTTCGTGTCCTGGACGCTGGTCCACACCGTGTTCACGCTGAAGTACGCGCGGCTGTACTACTCCGGCCGGGTCGGCGGCATCGACTTCAACGAGCCGGACGACCCGCAGTACAGCGACTTCGCCTACCTGGCCTTCACGATCGGCATGACCTTCCAGGTCTCCGACACGAACATCGAGACCAAGGAGATCCGGCGGACGGCGCTGCGGCACGCCTGGCTCTCGTTCCCGCTGGGCGCCGTGATCATCGCGACGTCGATCAACCTGGTGTCCGGGTTGGCGAAGTGA